One stretch of Armatimonadota bacterium DNA includes these proteins:
- a CDS encoding Mrp/NBP35 family ATP-binding protein, with protein MAVEVTEEAVKSALRGVVDPDLQRDIITLGFLKETRICGGAVAVTIELTTPACPVRDQMKQQAHDLIAALEGVEAVTIEMTARVRERPPDVADLMPGVRTVIAVASGKGGVGKSTVAANLAVQLAATGATVGLLDADIYGPSQPTMMGTRKRPLMQESPTGPKIVPIMAHGVLMMSLGFLLEDEKAVIWRGPMVASAIRQLLGDVLWGDRDYLIVDLPPGTGDAPLTLAQLAPVSGVAIVMTPQRVAIEIANKSVRMFRTLEKSLNRPIPILGIIENMSGGVFGEGGGAAAGEQLEVPFLGAIPLDAEISEASDSGEPIVLRRPDSAAAAAYRHVASALAARVSMVQFEAGEK; from the coding sequence ATGGCGGTTGAAGTGACGGAGGAGGCGGTAAAGAGCGCACTCCGCGGTGTTGTGGATCCCGATTTGCAGCGCGATATCATCACGCTGGGCTTCCTCAAGGAGACCCGAATCTGTGGTGGCGCGGTTGCCGTAACCATTGAGCTCACCACGCCCGCATGTCCCGTTCGGGACCAGATGAAGCAGCAGGCGCACGACCTGATCGCGGCGCTGGAAGGCGTGGAGGCCGTAACAATCGAGATGACGGCGCGCGTGCGCGAGCGGCCCCCAGATGTGGCCGACCTGATGCCGGGCGTGAGGACCGTGATCGCGGTGGCCAGCGGCAAGGGAGGCGTTGGCAAGAGCACGGTAGCCGCAAACCTGGCCGTACAGCTGGCGGCGACCGGAGCGACTGTGGGGCTGCTGGATGCCGACATCTACGGCCCCTCACAGCCCACGATGATGGGGACACGCAAGCGACCTCTGATGCAGGAATCGCCCACCGGACCCAAGATTGTGCCGATAATGGCGCACGGTGTGCTGATGATGTCGCTGGGCTTTTTACTGGAGGATGAGAAGGCGGTGATCTGGCGAGGCCCGATGGTAGCCAGCGCGATTCGCCAACTGCTTGGAGATGTGCTCTGGGGCGACCGCGACTATCTGATTGTCGATCTGCCGCCCGGCACCGGCGACGCGCCACTGACGTTGGCGCAACTGGCGCCCGTGAGCGGCGTGGCGATTGTGATGACGCCGCAGCGCGTAGCGATTGAGATCGCGAACAAGAGCGTCCGCATGTTTCGCACGCTTGAGAAGTCGTTGAACCGGCCGATACCGATACTCGGCATCATTGAGAATATGAGCGGTGGAGTGTTTGGCGAAGGCGGTGGCGCTGCAGCCGGAGAGCAGCTGGAAGTGCCATTTCTTGGCGCGATTCCGCTGGATGCCGAGATCAGCGAAGCCAGCGACAGCGGTGAACCGATTGTACTGCGGCGCCCCGACTCGGCGGCTGCTGCCGCGTACCGGCACGTGGCCAGCGCGCTCGCGGCGCGCGTGAGCATGGTGCAGTTTGAAGCCGGCGAGAAGTAG